GGAAGCCCAGCGACATCATGACGAAAGAGTCCTTCCTGAACGCGATCATCGCAGTCGCCGCCGTCGGCGGGTCGACCAATTCGGTCGTGCACCTGCTCGCCATCGCGGGCCGGCTCGGGATCGACCTCACCCTCGATGACTTCGACGCCGCAGGCGCGGGCGTCCCGGTGATGGCGAACCTCCAGCCCAGCGGCGTCTTCCTGATGGACGACCTCTACCGGGCCGGGGGAGTGCTCGCCCTGCTGACGCAGGTGAAGGACCTCTTCCACCCCGAGCCGATCACCGTGACCGGCAGGCCGCTCGTGGACTACCTCAGTGACCGACCCGTCTACGACGACACCGTCATCGTTCCACGCGACGCTCCGCTCATGGACGATGCCGGCATCGCCGTGCTCCGCGGGAACCTCGCGCCGCGCGGCGCGATCATCAAGCCCGCCGCGGCCACCCCGGCGCTGCTCCAGCACGTCGGTCCTGCGGTCGTGTTCGATTCGATCGAGGACATGCGCGAACGCATCGACGACCCCGACCTGGACGTCACCGCCGACTCGGTGCTGGTGCTGCGCGGCTGCGGCCCGCGCGGGTATCCGGGAATGCCCGAGGTCGGCAACATGCCCCTGCCGCAGAAGCTTCTCCAGCACGGCGTGCGCGACATGGTGCGCATCAGCGACGCCCGCATGAGCGGCACCGCCTACGGCACCGTGATCCTGCACGTCGCACCCGAAGCCGCCGCGGGCGGCCCGCTCGCATTCATCCGCACCGGCGACATCGTGACCATCGATGTCGAGAACCGTGTGCTCAGCTTCGACGTCACCGACGACGAGCTGCAGACTCGCAGCCAGACGCCCGCGAGCGAGGCCGCGTACGCGGCGCCCGTTCGCGGCTGGGCGAAGCT
This portion of the Microbacterium pygmaeum genome encodes:
- a CDS encoding IlvD/Edd family dehydratase, giving the protein MLNHLRSAGWYEGSDRNAYIHRAWMRRGNPEDSLDGSKPQIAIANTASDLTPCNMHLNEVADSVKNGVWAAGGVPYNLPVVSLGETQVKPTAMLWRNMAAMAMEEMFRANPIDGLVLLGGCDKTIPALLMAAASVDIPAVVVPGGPMLTGHFRGEALGCGTDVWRLSEEARAGKITGAQFLASEQSMIRGKGHCNTMGTASTMAVVAEALGMTIPGFAGTPAADARLLSLSHETGRLIVDMVGIDRKPSDIMTKESFLNAIIAVAAVGGSTNSVVHLLAIAGRLGIDLTLDDFDAAGAGVPVMANLQPSGVFLMDDLYRAGGVLALLTQVKDLFHPEPITVTGRPLVDYLSDRPVYDDTVIVPRDAPLMDDAGIAVLRGNLAPRGAIIKPAAATPALLQHVGPAVVFDSIEDMRERIDDPDLDVTADSVLVLRGCGPRGYPGMPEVGNMPLPQKLLQHGVRDMVRISDARMSGTAYGTVILHVAPEAAAGGPLAFIRTGDIVTIDVENRVLSFDVTDDELQTRSQTPASEAAYAAPVRGWAKLYIDHVMQADTGADLDFLVGGSGEKVGRESH